In a genomic window of Flavobacterium sp. KACC 22761:
- a CDS encoding TonB-dependent receptor, with protein sequence MKYLFLTIVIISATRLNSQNISGKINGLIPAGQEINITLLNTNFKTQTDSLGFYKFENIPTGTYKINITSTGFKSITQRISLLENQNLSLDFELTEDQNELNEVVVSGTLKPVKHLESAVPVEVYSPVFFKKNPTPSIYDALQNINGVRPQLNCGVCNTGDIHINGLEGPYTLVLIDGMPIVSNLSTVYGLSGIPNSLVERIEIVKGPASSLYGSEAVGGLINIITKNPTNAPMFSADYFTTTYFENNLDLGLKFNVGKKANALLGLNYFNYNQVIDKDKDNFTDVTLSDRISVFNKWSFLRNHNRIFTIAARGMYEDRWGGDVRWEKKFRGGDEIYGESIYTKRAELIGSYQLPFEEKLMLSFSGNVHYQDSRYGTTSYIANQKIGFLQLTWDKKIGRNDLLAGIASRYTYYDDNTPATNEPENTWLPGIFVQDEITFSRKSQVLLGMRYDYNSIHGSILTPRFAYRFKANENTIFRLNAGTGFRVVNLFTEDHAALTGSRDVVIANDLKPEKSVNVNLNYIQKINFGNGTFMGIETTAFYTRFSNKIISDYESDPNKIIYDNIDGYALSQGISTNIDLNLPSGLKFIVGATVLDNKNVQNGISERPFLTENFTATWSVSYRIKALNLLLDYTGNVYSPMKLPLLSETDPRNPNSPWYSIQNIQFTFTGWKNFELYGGIKNLLNFTPMQNNPFLISGTNDPFDKNVQYDSAGKVLVTPDNPYGLTFDTTYVYGQNQTIRGFLGLRYTLR encoded by the coding sequence ATGAAATATTTATTTTTGACAATAGTAATAATTTCTGCTACACGCCTTAATTCGCAAAATATCTCGGGAAAAATTAACGGATTAATTCCTGCTGGACAGGAAATTAATATCACTTTGTTAAATACAAACTTTAAAACGCAAACAGATTCTTTGGGGTTTTATAAATTCGAAAACATTCCAACAGGGACTTATAAAATCAATATAACTTCAACAGGATTTAAATCAATAACCCAACGAATATCTCTCTTAGAAAACCAAAATTTAAGTCTTGATTTTGAATTGACCGAAGACCAAAATGAATTGAATGAAGTGGTGGTTTCTGGAACTTTAAAACCGGTAAAACATTTAGAAAGTGCTGTTCCGGTTGAGGTTTATTCGCCGGTTTTCTTCAAAAAAAACCCGACTCCAAGTATTTACGATGCGCTTCAAAATATAAATGGCGTTCGGCCACAGCTGAATTGCGGTGTCTGCAACACGGGCGACATTCATATCAACGGATTGGAAGGGCCTTATACTTTGGTCTTGATTGACGGAATGCCAATTGTAAGCAATCTTTCGACGGTTTATGGTTTGTCTGGAATTCCGAATTCTTTGGTGGAACGAATCGAAATCGTAAAAGGTCCGGCTTCGTCTCTTTACGGAAGTGAAGCGGTTGGCGGTTTGATTAACATCATAACTAAAAATCCAACAAATGCTCCAATGTTTTCTGCAGATTATTTTACGACGACTTATTTCGAAAATAATCTAGATTTGGGACTGAAATTCAATGTTGGGAAAAAAGCAAACGCACTTTTAGGTCTTAATTATTTCAATTACAATCAGGTTATCGATAAGGACAAAGACAATTTTACGGATGTGACGCTATCTGACCGGATTTCGGTTTTTAATAAATGGAGTTTTCTGCGAAATCATAATCGTATTTTTACGATCGCAGCCCGTGGAATGTACGAAGATCGCTGGGGCGGAGATGTGCGCTGGGAAAAGAAATTCCGCGGAGGCGACGAAATTTACGGCGAAAGTATTTATACCAAAAGAGCCGAATTAATAGGAAGTTATCAATTGCCATTTGAAGAAAAACTGATGCTTTCGTTCTCTGGAAATGTGCATTATCAAGACAGTCGCTACGGAACGACTTCGTATATCGCAAATCAGAAAATTGGTTTTCTGCAATTGACTTGGGATAAAAAAATTGGACGAAATGATTTATTGGCCGGAATCGCTAGCCGATATACTTATTATGACGATAATACTCCAGCGACAAATGAACCTGAAAATACTTGGTTGCCGGGAATTTTTGTTCAGGACGAAATTACGTTTTCTCGAAAAAGTCAAGTTTTGTTAGGGATGCGTTATGATTATAATTCGATTCATGGCTCAATTTTAACGCCGAGATTTGCGTATCGATTCAAAGCCAATGAAAACACGATTTTCAGATTAAATGCTGGAACCGGATTTCGTGTAGTGAATTTATTTACTGAAGATCACGCCGCGTTGACAGGTTCGAGAGATGTTGTAATTGCAAATGATTTGAAGCCAGAAAAGTCGGTGAATGTGAACTTGAACTATATTCAGAAAATTAATTTTGGAAACGGAACGTTTATGGGCATCGAAACAACGGCTTTTTACACCCGTTTTAGCAATAAAATCATTTCGGACTATGAAAGTGACCCAAACAAGATTATTTACGATAATATCGACGGATATGCATTAAGCCAAGGAATAAGCACAAATATTGATCTTAATCTTCCATCGGGTTTGAAGTTTATTGTCGGAGCAACGGTTTTGGATAACAAAAATGTTCAGAACGGAATTTCTGAAAGACCTTTTTTAACCGAGAATTTCACTGCAACCTGGAGCGTTTCGTATAGAATAAAAGCTTTAAATTTATTGTTGGATTATACCGGAAATGTTTACAGTCCGATGAAACTGCCTCTGTTAAGCGAAACTGATCCTAGAAATCCAAATTCGCCGTGGTACAGTATTCAGAATATTCAGTTTACCTTTACGGGATGGAAGAATTTTGAACTTTATGGCGGAATCAAAAATTTGCTGAATTTTACGCCAATGCAAAATAATCCATTTTTGATTTCGGGAACGAATGATCCTTTTGATAAAAATGTGCAATACGATTCGGCCGGAAAAGTTTTGGTAACGCCTGATAATCCGTACGGTTTGACTTTTGATACGACTTATGTTTATGGGCAAAATCAGACTATTCGTGGGTTTTTGGGATTGCGATATACTTTGAGGTGA
- a CDS encoding NAD(P)/FAD-dependent oxidoreductase: MEQKNFEVIIIGGSYSGLSASMSLGRSLRQVLVIDSGLPCNRQTPHSHNFITQDGEKPAVISAKAKLQVDLYKTIYFYNGLALKAIKKENGFEVSTESGEVFNSRKILFASGAKDLLPEIKGFSDCWGISVLHCPYCHGYEVKNEKTAIIANGEMAFEYAKLISNWTKDLRLFTNGRSEMTLEQTRILKEKGISIFEDEIDSFEHNDGYVSNIVFKNNEKVEVKAIYARPPFEQHCSLPKDLGCDINEQGLLKVDAMQKTNVPGIYASGDCTTQMRSVAIAVSTGSFAGAVINKDLIDEDF; the protein is encoded by the coding sequence ATGGAACAGAAGAATTTTGAAGTGATTATCATTGGTGGAAGTTATAGCGGATTATCAGCTTCTATGAGTTTAGGGCGTTCGCTTCGTCAGGTTTTGGTTATTGACAGCGGATTGCCTTGCAACAGACAAACACCGCATTCGCATAATTTTATTACACAAGACGGAGAGAAGCCTGCTGTTATTTCGGCGAAAGCCAAATTACAAGTTGATCTTTATAAAACAATTTATTTTTATAACGGGCTAGCCTTAAAAGCAATTAAAAAAGAAAATGGATTTGAAGTTTCAACAGAATCAGGGGAAGTTTTCAATTCCAGAAAAATCTTGTTCGCAAGTGGAGCAAAAGATTTATTGCCGGAAATAAAGGGTTTTTCAGATTGCTGGGGAATCTCGGTTTTGCATTGTCCGTATTGTCATGGTTATGAGGTTAAAAATGAAAAAACAGCGATTATTGCCAATGGCGAAATGGCTTTTGAATACGCAAAATTAATCTCCAATTGGACAAAAGATTTACGATTATTTACTAATGGAAGATCGGAAATGACTTTGGAACAAACTCGGATTCTGAAGGAAAAGGGTATTTCAATTTTTGAAGATGAAATAGATTCGTTTGAGCATAATGATGGATATGTTTCGAATATCGTTTTTAAAAACAATGAAAAAGTTGAGGTAAAAGCCATTTACGCAAGACCGCCATTTGAACAACATTGTTCGTTGCCCAAAGATTTGGGTTGCGATATAAACGAACAAGGTTTACTAAAAGTGGATGCCATGCAAAAAACAAATGTTCCAGGAATTTATGCTAGTGGAGATTGTACGACTCAAATGCGATCTGTGGCTATTGCGGTTTCTACCGGTTCTTTCGCCGGAGCGGTTATCAATAAAGATCTTATCGACGAAGATTTCTAG
- a CDS encoding MerC domain-containing protein: protein MKKITTSFYDILGISSAAFCLVHCLIFPILTILPLGLIHNPIIDLIFASFGLFAIIKIIKKSALLVSSILIISMSLIWISILSEILFEIHLDLIYFGGFGMIVGHLLNYNLHRKQNH from the coding sequence ATGAAGAAAATAACGACATCTTTTTACGATATTTTGGGAATCTCTAGTGCGGCATTTTGCTTGGTTCATTGTTTGATTTTTCCAATACTAACCATTCTCCCTTTAGGGCTAATTCACAACCCAATTATCGATTTGATTTTTGCTTCTTTTGGTTTATTTGCGATTATCAAAATTATAAAAAAATCCGCTCTTTTGGTATCTTCAATTTTGATCATTTCGATGAGTTTGATTTGGATCAGTATTTTGAGCGAAATCTTATTTGAAATTCATCTTGACCTGATCTACTTCGGAGGTTTCGGAATGATTGTAGGGCATTTGTTGAATTACAATTTACACAGAAAACAAAATCATTAA
- a CDS encoding Fur family transcriptional regulator, with protein sequence MKATRNTTAKTAVLEVFEKANTALSHTEIQKQLNDVCDRVTIYRILDRLLNDDIIHKISNLDGTVKYAKCNHSNQRVHIHNHAHFSCENCHEITCLETVKPSYIMPHNYKVTEINFTLSGLCPKCLNSNI encoded by the coding sequence ATGAAAGCTACACGTAACACAACAGCAAAGACGGCCGTTTTAGAGGTTTTTGAAAAAGCTAATACCGCCTTGTCTCACACAGAAATTCAAAAACAACTGAACGATGTATGCGACCGCGTGACCATTTATAGAATTCTTGATAGACTTTTGAACGATGATATTATTCATAAAATTTCAAACCTTGATGGGACGGTAAAATATGCAAAATGCAATCATTCCAACCAGCGTGTTCACATTCATAATCATGCTCATTTTAGTTGTGAAAATTGCCATGAAATTACTTGTCTTGAAACTGTAAAGCCGAGCTATATAATGCCCCATAATTATAAAGTGACAGAGATCAATTTTACTCTTTCTGGCTTATGTCCAAAATGTTTAAATTCTAACATTTAG
- a CDS encoding Nramp family divalent metal transporter, whose product MAKSLEEVNQSVATEHKKTGFRKILAFLGPAYLVSVGYMDPGNWATDIAGGSQFGYTLVWVLLMSNLMALLLQSLSARLGIVTQRDLAQASRETYSKYINYILYFLAEIAIAACDLAEVLGMAIGINLLFGIPLLEGVLITVLDTFLLLFLINKGIRKMEAFIIALVAIIGFSFIFEMIFAEPEIHKIIGGLVPSIPNSAALYIAIGIIGATVMPHNLYLHSSLVQTRKFDRTPAGIKQALKYNLIDSTIALNLAFFVNTAILILAAATFHKNGMFEVAEIQDAHQFLEPLLGTKWAPILFAVALIAAGQSSTVTGTLAGQIVMEGYLHFRIQPWVRRIITRLIAIIPALVVIYIYGESVTGKLLILSQVILSLQLGFAIIPLIHFVSDKSKMNGFHISRTTQIVSWVIASIIVSLNAKLVYDEITSWLETSNNPTILWLTVVPLAFGFSALLLYIIFKPFIAKFKAKTINHSPHNLKLHFSQKKTHEVKNIAVSVDFSNADEAALNHAFELGGMHAKYTLIHIVETVGALIYGIHIHDHETTVDEKLLLNYKEMLSQKGFKIETELGFGKPDKIIPEIINNGNFDILVMGTHGHTGLKDILFGTTVDKLRHKISIPLLIVK is encoded by the coding sequence ATGGCCAAATCTTTAGAAGAAGTAAACCAATCCGTTGCTACGGAACATAAAAAAACCGGATTCAGAAAAATATTAGCCTTTTTAGGCCCTGCTTATTTAGTTAGCGTTGGCTATATGGATCCTGGCAACTGGGCAACAGATATCGCAGGTGGAAGCCAATTTGGTTATACTTTAGTCTGGGTTTTATTGATGAGCAACTTAATGGCTTTGCTTTTGCAAAGTTTGAGCGCACGGCTCGGAATTGTAACACAGCGCGACCTTGCGCAAGCTTCAAGAGAAACCTATTCAAAATACATCAATTACATTTTGTATTTTTTAGCCGAAATCGCCATTGCAGCTTGTGATTTGGCAGAAGTTCTCGGAATGGCAATCGGGATTAATCTTTTATTCGGAATTCCACTTCTTGAAGGTGTTTTGATTACCGTTTTAGATACTTTTCTTCTTTTATTCTTAATCAATAAAGGAATCCGCAAAATGGAAGCTTTCATAATTGCTTTGGTCGCGATTATTGGTTTTTCTTTCATTTTTGAAATGATTTTTGCTGAACCAGAAATTCATAAAATCATCGGCGGACTTGTGCCTTCAATTCCAAATTCGGCTGCGCTTTATATTGCAATCGGGATTATCGGAGCAACTGTAATGCCTCATAACTTGTATCTGCATTCTTCTTTGGTGCAAACCAGAAAATTTGATCGCACTCCAGCCGGAATCAAACAAGCTTTGAAATATAACCTTATCGATTCGACAATTGCCTTGAATTTGGCTTTTTTTGTAAACACCGCAATCCTAATTCTTGCAGCGGCGACATTTCATAAAAACGGAATGTTTGAAGTTGCCGAAATTCAAGATGCGCATCAATTTCTTGAGCCTTTATTGGGAACAAAATGGGCACCAATTTTATTTGCTGTCGCGTTAATAGCCGCGGGGCAAAGCTCAACCGTTACCGGAACTTTGGCTGGACAAATTGTAATGGAGGGTTATCTTCATTTTAGAATTCAGCCTTGGGTTCGTAGAATTATTACACGCTTGATAGCTATTATACCTGCTTTAGTAGTGATTTATATTTACGGCGAAAGCGTCACGGGAAAACTACTGATTTTAAGCCAAGTCATTCTTAGTCTGCAGTTGGGATTTGCAATTATTCCGCTGATTCACTTTGTGAGTGATAAATCAAAAATGAATGGTTTTCATATTTCAAGAACGACTCAGATTGTTTCCTGGGTTATTGCTTCAATCATTGTTTCGCTAAATGCAAAATTAGTTTATGACGAAATCACTTCTTGGCTCGAAACTTCTAATAATCCAACGATCTTATGGTTAACGGTTGTTCCGTTGGCTTTTGGATTCTCAGCATTATTGCTATACATCATTTTTAAACCGTTTATTGCCAAATTCAAAGCAAAAACAATCAACCATTCGCCACATAATCTAAAACTTCATTTTTCTCAAAAGAAAACTCATGAAGTTAAAAATATCGCTGTTTCTGTGGATTTTTCAAATGCTGATGAAGCTGCGCTTAACCATGCATTCGAATTGGGCGGAATGCACGCAAAATACACGCTTATTCACATTGTCGAAACTGTTGGCGCTTTGATCTACGGAATTCATATTCATGATCATGAAACCACTGTCGATGAAAAATTATTATTAAATTACAAAGAAATGCTTTCGCAAAAGGGCTTTAAAATTGAAACAGAACTCGGTTTTGGGAAACCGGATAAGATAATCCCAGAAATCATCAATAACGGAAATTTCGACATTCTTGTTATGGGAACTCACGGCCACACTGGCCTAAAAGATATTCTTTTTGGCACAACGGTCGATAAATTGAGACATAAAATTTCAATACCTTTGTTGATTGTTAAATAA
- a CDS encoding metal-dependent transcriptional regulator: MTFSEENYLKSIYHLTAALETEVSTNAIAEIMETKASSVTDMLKKLAEKDLVNYKKYQGVSLTENGKLAAKMIVRKHRLWEVFLVEKLNFSWDEVHEIAEQLEHIKSEQLINRLDDFLGNPTEDPHGDPIPDANGRIIKIEKHLLSELEENQTGVCVGVKDTSSEFLKYLDKQEIALGSKIEFLSKESFDLSVRIKVNERELSISNKIASNLFVKLV; the protein is encoded by the coding sequence ATGACTTTTTCAGAAGAAAACTACTTAAAATCAATCTATCACTTGACTGCCGCTTTGGAAACCGAAGTCAGCACAAATGCTATTGCAGAAATCATGGAAACAAAGGCTTCCTCTGTAACAGATATGCTTAAAAAGCTTGCAGAGAAAGATTTGGTTAATTATAAAAAATACCAAGGCGTTTCATTGACCGAAAATGGAAAATTGGCCGCAAAAATGATTGTGAGAAAACACCGCCTTTGGGAAGTTTTTTTAGTTGAAAAACTAAATTTCAGTTGGGATGAAGTGCATGAAATTGCAGAGCAATTGGAACACATCAAATCGGAACAATTAATTAATCGCTTAGATGATTTTTTAGGAAATCCGACTGAAGATCCACATGGCGATCCAATTCCAGATGCAAACGGAAGAATCATCAAAATCGAAAAACATCTTTTATCTGAATTGGAAGAAAATCAAACCGGAGTTTGTGTAGGTGTTAAGGACACTTCTTCAGAATTTTTAAAGTATCTGGACAAGCAAGAAATTGCTTTAGGCTCTAAAATCGAGTTTTTATCTAAAGAATCTTTTGATTTATCGGTCCGAATTAAAGTAAATGAAAGAGAATTGTCAATTTCAAATAAAATAGCATCAAACTTGTTTGTAAAACTGGTTTAA